A single window of Nicotiana tomentosiformis chromosome 1, ASM39032v3, whole genome shotgun sequence DNA harbors:
- the LOC104102080 gene encoding protein VAPYRIN-LIKE-like has protein sequence MDRLVKPDLEELKLCFIRGQKSTATFKLTNLMHTMSVAICLSTTKPSVFSFSHPFSIIPPLSTASFTLFLTNSCDQPPLSTPLDTVMVKSSMLPTGKASQEDLRRLFSTTGRHIFKDANIPISLVGPQVVEFLLSPNSSVSSKTLLDVTLLLPKALSLCGGCQLDSLLKSAAKNGNSHCISALIEAGADVNKRDSDGNSVMSLAVKSGNLDSVQVLMESGYIIDNSVDRFLHDAAAVDCVDLMEILCLGYADIDLNSVDSQGRTALHIAAIHGHVEVLQFLVSVGSDPDMLDSQGWTPLHFAANQGHVEAVDFLLKHSNFAKYAVTKQGKTAYELATDNGHSELYDMLQLGDTLQKAARKGDVDNIKKCIAEGANVNGKDQNGWTPLHRAAFKGRIEGVKVLVKHGAKLDVVDDCGYTPLHLAIEAGQKDVAMYLVAQGAKANFKAKVLFSCDLDYVKNHPSHVLTTLYHAKHERA, from the coding sequence ATGGACAGACTTGTTAAGCCTGATTTGGAGGAACTAAAACTCTGCTTCATCAGAGGGCAAAAGTCTACTGCAACTTTTAAGTTAACCAATCTCATGCACACCATGTCTGTAGCCATTTGTCTCTCTACCACAAAACCTTCTGTTTTCTCCTTCTCACATCCCTTCTCTATTATTCCTCCCCTCTCCACTGCTTCCTTCACTCTTTTCTTGACTAATTCTTGTGATCAGCCCCCTCTTTCTACGCCTTTGGACACCGTTATGGTTAAGTCATCTATGCTTCCTACAGGTAAAGCCAGCCAAGAGGATCTCCGCCGTCTCTTCTCCACAACTGGACGACATATATTCAAAGATGCCAATATTCCCATTTCCCTTGTTGGTCCACAAGTTGTGGAGTTTCTTCTTTCACCTAATTCTTCTGTTTCATCCAAGACTTTATTGGATGTCACTTTACTTCTCCCAAAAGCCTTGTCTTTGTGTGGTGGCTGTCAGCTTGATTCCTTGCTTAAATCTGCTGCCAAGAATGGAAATTCCCACTGTATTTCAGCTTTGATTGAGGCTGGTGCTGATGTAAATAAAAGGGACTCAGATGGGAATTCTGTTATGTCACTGGCTGTGAAATCTGGAAATCTTGATTCTGTTCAGGTTCTGATGGAGTCTGGTTATATTATTGACAATTCTGTTGATAGGTTTCTGCATGATGCAGCTGCTGTGGACTGCGTGGACTTGATGGAAATTCTTTGTTTGGGTTATGCTGACATAGATTTGAACTCAGTTGATTCTCAAGGTAGAACTGCCCTTCACATAGCAGCAATTCATGGGCATGTTGAAGTGCTTCAGTTTCTTGTTTCAGTAGGGAGTGATCCAGATATGTTAGACTCTCAAGGGTGGACTCCTTTGCATTTTGCTGCTAACCAAGGCCATGTTGAAGCAGTTGACTTCTTACTAAAGCATTCCAATTTTGCAAAATATGCTGTAACAAAACAAGGGAAGACTGCCTATGAGCTTGCCACTGATAATGGCCACTCTGAATTGTATGATATGTTACAATTAGGGGACACTTTGCAGAAGGCAGCAAGAAAAGGGGATGTTGATAATATCAAGAAATGTATCGCTGAAGGGGCGAATGTGAATGGAAAGGATCAGAATGGTTGGACGCCTTTGCACAGAGCAGCTTTTAAGGGTAGAATTGAAGGGGTAAAGGTATTGGTAAAGCATGGAGCTAAGCTTGATGTTGTAGATGATTGTGGATACACGCCGCTTCATCTTGCTATTGAGGCTGGACAAAAGGATGTGGCTATGTATTTAGTTGCTCAAGGTGCTAAGGCTAATTTTAAAGCTAAAGTACTGTTTTCTTGTGATTTGGACTATGTCAAGAACCACCCTTCGCATGTACTTACAACTTTGTATCATGCAAAGCATGAAAGAGCTTAA